The Vibrio syngnathi DNA window AATTCATGACTCCCTAGGCTGACGAAGGAGGGAGTCGGGACTCTCACCACAGGTTTCGCATAACAATAATTCCCCGACTTATTGATTCCCTGACACCACATATCTCGCACCAATAAGCTCATTATGGTATATATGTGCCTTATTCTAGTTCCTTCTTTTTCAACCGGCGAAAGGTGTTATGCGAATTTTTGCTTTAGTACTGCTCATAGTGTTTGGCTGGCTACAACACACACTGTGGCTCGGTAAAAATGGTATTTCTGATTACTACGGTGTGAACAACGAAATCCAAGTTCAGCAGCAAGTAAACGAAAAGCTCCATCTTCGTAACGCAGAGATGTTTGCGGAAATCGACGATCTACGCCAAGGCTTAGACGCGATAGAAGAGCGCGCACGTCATGAGCTTGGAATGGTAAAAGAAGGCGAAACGTTTTTTCGCATCATTGGTGAGGAATCCCATTAATGTCGACTCAACTTCAAAGTGTGATTGCCGTTGTACCTGCAGCGGGCGTCGGCAGCCGAATGAAAGCAGACCGCCCTAAGCAATATCTTAAGATTAACGGCAAAACGATTTTAGAGCACACCATTGAGAAATTACTGTCGCATCCACAAGTCTCTCAAATTATCGTTGCGATCAGCGATGATGACCCCTATTACCCGGAGTTAGCACTCAACCAGAATCCAAAAGTGGTCAGAGTGTCTGGCGGAAGCGAACGAGCGGACTCGGTACTCTCTGCGCTAAACTATATCGCTGAGCAGAAGCTTAGCGATTGGGTAATGGTTCACGATGCGGCAAGACCTTGTGTTCAACTCAGTGATATCGACAAGCTAATTTCCGGCGCGATGAGCCATGAGGTAGGGGCTATTTTAGCTGCGCCTGTTCGCGATACGATGAAGCGAGGTGCCCAAGGGCAGGTTGAGCATACCGTTGATCGAGCCGATTTATGGCACGCCCTTACACCACAAATGTTTCGAACTAAGCCTTTACGTAACGCATTGAGTCAGGCGTTAGAGCAAGGTGTTTCAATTACCGATGAAGCGTCTGCGTTTGAGTGGAAAGGTTTATCACCAGCCTTAATAGCGGGGCGTTCAGATAATTTTAAGATTACTCAGCCTGAAGATTTAGCTTTGGCTGAGTTTTATTTAAGTCAGAATAAGGAATAATGATGATTCGTATTGGTCACGGCTTTGATGTACATAAGTTTGGTGGTGAAGGTCCGGTAATTATAGGTGGCGTTAGAGTCCCTTATGAGCAGGGGCTTATCGCACACTCAGATGGTGATGTTGCCCTTCATGCGTTGTGTGATGCTTTATTAGGTGCGATTGCTGCCGGTGATATTGGTCGTCATTTCCCCGATACCGATGATGAGTGGAAAGGCGCGGATAGCCGTGAACTGCTAAAAGATGTTTATCGTCGAGTAAAAGAACAAGGCTACGTGATTGGTAATGCGGATATTACTATCATGGCGCAAGCTCCAAAGATGGCGCCTCATATAGACTCTATGTGCCACGCTATCGCACAAGATTTAGATACCAGCATTAGCAATGTGAATGTAAAAGCGACGACAACTGAGCGTTTAGGTTTTACAGGTCGCAAAGAGGGCATCGCATGTGAAGCGGTGGTCCTAATTACTAAAAGTGCGTAAGCACCAACACGAAAAGAACAGCATGTCAGATATTTTATCTTCATTGGCTTATCTAAACGGTAAACCAACTGCGAAAGCAAAACTAAAAGCAAAAGCCGAACACTTTGTCGTTAATGAAGACCTAGGTTTTGAGTTCACTGGTGAAGGCGAACACCTTATGGTTCGTATTCGCAAAACGGGTGAGAACACGAGCTTTGTAGCAAACGAGCTGGCTAAAGCGTGTGGTGTTAAGTCGAAAGACGTGAGCTGGGCTGGCTTGAAAGACCGTCATGCTGTGACAGAACAGTGGTTGAGCGTGCATCTACCAAAAGGTGAACCTGATTTTTCTGCTTTTCTTGCACAATACCCAAGCATTGAGATTTTGGCGACAGCACGCCACAACAAAAAGTTACGTCCAGGCGATTTAGTTGGCAACCAATTCGAGCTAACTTTGTCTGAAGTAACGGACTGTGAGGATGTGGTAAAGCGTTTGGAAAAAGTTGCTCAAGTGGGCGTGCCAAATTATTTTGGTGCTCAGAGGTTTGGTAATGAAGGTAACAACTTATCTGAAGCTCGTCGTTGGGGGCGTGAAAACGTTCGTACGCGTAATCAAAATAAGCGCAGCTTGTATCTCTCTGCTGCTCGTTCTTGGATCTACAACTTAATCCTTTCTGATCGTATTGAGCAAGATGCGTTTGCGTCGGCATTGGTTGGCGATATCGTCGTTAAAGACGGCGCGCAATTAGCGGTGACGGCAGACAATATCGAAACCGTAAATCAAGACATCGTGAACGGTTCTGCGTTTATTACCGTTGCTTTAGCTGGAGATAATGCGTTACCGACGACTGATGTATCTCAAGCTCTAGAGCAGAAACACCTTGATGCTGAACCGGATCTAATGGCGCTTATTTGTGGTAACCGTATGCGCCATGATCGCCGTGAAGCGTCGCTGAAGCCGATGGGCTTAGCGTGGGAAGTAAACGAAGACAATGTCACTCTTAAATTCTCTCTGGATGCAGGCTGTTTCGCAACCGCTATCGTTCGTGAGCTAGTTGAAGAAGTACACGTAGAAAGAACCTACGAGCAATAATGATTTTGCTGGGGTATAAGTCACTTTATATTGATATTTAAGTGACTTTATATTGGTATTTAGGTGACTTTATATCGGTATCTAAGTGACTTGGCATTGGAAAAAAAGAAAGGATACAAGATGAAGATTTTACTCAGCAACGATGATGGTGTGCACGCTCAAGGTATTCATGAGCTGGCCAATGAATTACGTGATCTTGCTGAAATTATCATTGTTGCACCTGACCGTAATCGCTCGGGCGCTTCAAATTCATTAACTTTAGAACAGCCTTTACGTGTTCAAGAAATTACCGAAAATACATATTCGGTACAAGGAACACCGACCGACTGCGTACATTTTGCGTTAAATGAACTGCTAAAGAATGATATGCCTGATCTGGTATTAACGGGCATTAATCATGGTGCTAACTTGGGTGACGATGTGCTTTATTCAGGCACGGTGGCAGCTGCAATGGAAGGGCATTTTTTAGGCGTTCAATCGGTGGCGTTTTCTCTGGTGGGTAAAAAACATTTTAAGACAGCGGCAGCGATTGCTCGTCGTATCGTCGAACAACATTTAGCTAACCCAATTCCAACCAACCGCCTGTTAAACGTGAATGTCCCTGACTTAGCATTAGAACAACTATCGGGTACTCAGGTGACACGCTTAGGTGCTCGTCACCATGCTGAAGATATGATTAAGCAGAAAGACCCACGTGGTCATGATATTTATTGGCTTGGCCCTCCTGGTAAGGAGCAAGATGCTGGTGAGGGTACCGATTTTTACGCCATTGAACATGGCTTTGTGTCGGTAACACCACTACAAGTTGATCTGACGGCGCATGAGTCGTTGGGTGCGATGACTACATGGTTAGGGGATAAATAAGTGAGTAATCCACAAGCCGAGCGCTTAGTTACTTTTCTGATAGAAAATGGTATTCAGGACCAAAAGGTTCTTGATGCTATTTACCAACTACCGAGAGAGAGCTTTTTATCACAGGCGATGCATCACCAAGCCTATGATAATAATGCGCTGCCTATCGGACAGGGGCAGACAATATCTCAGCCTTACATTGTTGCTAAAATGACTGAATTGCTTGAGTTACAACAAGACAGTCGCGTTTTGGAGATCGGAACGGGTTCTGGTTACCAAACGGCTGTATTGGCTCAGCTGGTTGATCACGTGTATTCGGTTGAAAGAATAAAGTCGCTGCAGTGGGATGCTAAGCGTAGGTTGAAGCAACTCGATTTTTACAACATCTCAACCAAGCACGGTGATGGTTGGCAAGGTTGGTCTTCTAAGGCGCCTTTTGACGCGATTATCGTCACCGCTGCTGCAGAGTCGATCCCTCAAGCGCTTTTGCAGCAGTTGAAAGATGGCGGTCGCTTATTAATTCCTGTTGGGGAAGACGAACAACAACTGTTGAAGATTGTTCGCCACGGCGATGAGTTCTTATCGAATGTTATCGAGATGGTGCGATTTGTACCTCTTGTACCTGGTGAGTTAGCTTAATAAAAATATTAATGGTGTAGGTGGATAGAAAGTCGATGCGTTCGAAGGTTTTTAAAGGAAGTTCTCTACTGCTTAGCTGTGCACTTGTTGGGTGTGCTGCGAATTCGCCTGCGCCAGTTTCAAGCTTAAACAAGAATTACTCATCGATTGATCGTGGTAGTTATCGCGGTAGTTACTATGAAGTGAAAAAAGGCGATACCCTTTATTTTATTGCTTACGTAACAAATAAAGATGTTAAAGAACTGATTCGCTATAACAATCTGTCTGCACCTTATACCATCCATCCAGGGCAGAGCCTTAAGTTATGGCGTCCTAGCTACAATGCACCAGCGTATGGTAAATCAACGGTAGCGGTTGCAGCCGTTGCTGCGCCAGTTGCCGCATCCACAACTTTGTTGGCCTCAAGCAAACCTAAAACAACACCTCAAAAGAGTAAAAACTCTAAACCTGCGCCCGCTCAAACAACCACCAAAGTGGCGAAAAAAGATCCACAAAAGAAGGTTGTACAATCCAAATCAAAGGAGTATGTTGGTTCTAAAGGTAAACAGAATGTTACACCGCCAACAAAACCAACGAGTAATAAAGTATCCAAATGGTTGTGGCCAACGAAAGGGAGAGTAATTAAGAATTTCTCTGTAGGCGAACAAGGAAATAAAGGCATAGACATAGCAGGACAGCGAGGTCAGCCAATAGTATCTACTGCAGGGGGAACGGTTGTTTATTCGGGTAATGCATTACGAGGCTACGGCAATCTAGTGATTGTGAAGCATAATGATAATTACTTAAGTGCATACGCGCACAACGACCGACTATTAGTATCTGAAGGGCAAAGTGTGAAACCAGGGCAGAAGATTGCAACAATGGGAAGCTCTGGAGCCAGCAGTGTTAGGCTGCACTTTGAGATTCGTTACCAAGGTAAATCAGTTAATCCAAAACGGTATTTACCTTAAATACAATATGCAAAAATCACGTATTGTATGGAGTGACATAGTCATTTAGCGACATATGAAGTTGTAATGTCATGCTAATTTCGCCAGGGGGAGGCGTTATGAGTATAAGCAATGCAGTAACCAAAGAAGAGTTCGATCTTAACCAAGCAACCACGGAACCGGAAGCTCTTGGAAAAGCAAAACGAACAGTCACTAAGAAAACCGAAGCGAAAGAAGAGACTGAAGTTACGTCTAAAAGCTTAGATGCGACTCAACTCTACTTAGGCGAAATTGGTTTCTCACCACTATTAACCGCTGAAGAAGAAGTGCTTTATGCACGTCGAGCTCTACGCGGTGATGAAGCAGCACGCAAACGCATGATCGAAAGTAACCTGCGTTTGGTGGTAAAAATTTCTCGTCGTTATAGCAACCGTGGTCTTGCACTTCTCGATCTAATTGAAGAAGGCAACCTAGGTTTGATCCGCGCCGTAGAGAAATTTGACCCAGAGCGTGGCTTCCGCTTCTCAACTTACGCGACATGGTGGATTCGTCAAACCATTGAACGTGCGCTAATGAATCAGACTCGCACTATCCGTTTGCCAATTCATGTTGTGAAAGAGCTGAATATCTACCTGCGTACGGCACGAGAGCTATCTCAAAAACTTGACCACGAACCAACGGCAGAAGAAATTGCTTCTAAGCTAGATAAGCCAGTCGGTGATGTGAGTAAGATGCTTCGTCTGAACGAAAGAGTAAGCTCCGTTGATACACCTATCGGTGGTGACGGTGAGAAAGCGCTACTGGATATAATTCCTGACATCAACAACTCAGACCCTGAGGTTTCAACTCAAGATAGCGATATCAAGAACTCGTTGATTTTCTGGCTTGATGAGCTGAATCCTAAGCAGAAAGAGGTGCTTGCGCGTCGCTTTGGATTACTTGGCTATGAACCGTCAACATTAGAAGAAGTAGGTCGTGAAATCAGCCTGACTCGTGAACGTGTTCGTCAAATCCAAGTTGAAGGTCTTCGCCGTCTACGTGAGATTCTAATCA harbors:
- the ispF gene encoding 2-C-methyl-D-erythritol 2,4-cyclodiphosphate synthase, with the protein product MIRIGHGFDVHKFGGEGPVIIGGVRVPYEQGLIAHSDGDVALHALCDALLGAIAAGDIGRHFPDTDDEWKGADSRELLKDVYRRVKEQGYVIGNADITIMAQAPKMAPHIDSMCHAIAQDLDTSISNVNVKATTTERLGFTGRKEGIACEAVVLITKSA
- the nlpD gene encoding murein hydrolase activator NlpD, with the translated sequence MRSKVFKGSSLLLSCALVGCAANSPAPVSSLNKNYSSIDRGSYRGSYYEVKKGDTLYFIAYVTNKDVKELIRYNNLSAPYTIHPGQSLKLWRPSYNAPAYGKSTVAVAAVAAPVAASTTLLASSKPKTTPQKSKNSKPAPAQTTTKVAKKDPQKKVVQSKSKEYVGSKGKQNVTPPTKPTSNKVSKWLWPTKGRVIKNFSVGEQGNKGIDIAGQRGQPIVSTAGGTVVYSGNALRGYGNLVIVKHNDNYLSAYAHNDRLLVSEGQSVKPGQKIATMGSSGASSVRLHFEIRYQGKSVNPKRYLP
- the truD gene encoding tRNA pseudouridine(13) synthase TruD, giving the protein MSDILSSLAYLNGKPTAKAKLKAKAEHFVVNEDLGFEFTGEGEHLMVRIRKTGENTSFVANELAKACGVKSKDVSWAGLKDRHAVTEQWLSVHLPKGEPDFSAFLAQYPSIEILATARHNKKLRPGDLVGNQFELTLSEVTDCEDVVKRLEKVAQVGVPNYFGAQRFGNEGNNLSEARRWGRENVRTRNQNKRSLYLSAARSWIYNLILSDRIEQDAFASALVGDIVVKDGAQLAVTADNIETVNQDIVNGSAFITVALAGDNALPTTDVSQALEQKHLDAEPDLMALICGNRMRHDRREASLKPMGLAWEVNEDNVTLKFSLDAGCFATAIVRELVEEVHVERTYEQ
- the rpoS gene encoding RNA polymerase sigma factor RpoS, with the protein product MSISNAVTKEEFDLNQATTEPEALGKAKRTVTKKTEAKEETEVTSKSLDATQLYLGEIGFSPLLTAEEEVLYARRALRGDEAARKRMIESNLRLVVKISRRYSNRGLALLDLIEEGNLGLIRAVEKFDPERGFRFSTYATWWIRQTIERALMNQTRTIRLPIHVVKELNIYLRTARELSQKLDHEPTAEEIASKLDKPVGDVSKMLRLNERVSSVDTPIGGDGEKALLDIIPDINNSDPEVSTQDSDIKNSLIFWLDELNPKQKEVLARRFGLLGYEPSTLEEVGREISLTRERVRQIQVEGLRRLREILIKQGLNMENLFNVEND
- the surE gene encoding 5'/3'-nucleotidase SurE, whose protein sequence is MKILLSNDDGVHAQGIHELANELRDLAEIIIVAPDRNRSGASNSLTLEQPLRVQEITENTYSVQGTPTDCVHFALNELLKNDMPDLVLTGINHGANLGDDVLYSGTVAAAMEGHFLGVQSVAFSLVGKKHFKTAAAIARRIVEQHLANPIPTNRLLNVNVPDLALEQLSGTQVTRLGARHHAEDMIKQKDPRGHDIYWLGPPGKEQDAGEGTDFYAIEHGFVSVTPLQVDLTAHESLGAMTTWLGDK
- the ftsB gene encoding cell division protein FtsB, whose protein sequence is MRIFALVLLIVFGWLQHTLWLGKNGISDYYGVNNEIQVQQQVNEKLHLRNAEMFAEIDDLRQGLDAIEERARHELGMVKEGETFFRIIGEESH
- a CDS encoding protein-L-isoaspartate(D-aspartate) O-methyltransferase, whose translation is MSNPQAERLVTFLIENGIQDQKVLDAIYQLPRESFLSQAMHHQAYDNNALPIGQGQTISQPYIVAKMTELLELQQDSRVLEIGTGSGYQTAVLAQLVDHVYSVERIKSLQWDAKRRLKQLDFYNISTKHGDGWQGWSSKAPFDAIIVTAAAESIPQALLQQLKDGGRLLIPVGEDEQQLLKIVRHGDEFLSNVIEMVRFVPLVPGELA
- the ispD gene encoding 2-C-methyl-D-erythritol 4-phosphate cytidylyltransferase: MSTQLQSVIAVVPAAGVGSRMKADRPKQYLKINGKTILEHTIEKLLSHPQVSQIIVAISDDDPYYPELALNQNPKVVRVSGGSERADSVLSALNYIAEQKLSDWVMVHDAARPCVQLSDIDKLISGAMSHEVGAILAAPVRDTMKRGAQGQVEHTVDRADLWHALTPQMFRTKPLRNALSQALEQGVSITDEASAFEWKGLSPALIAGRSDNFKITQPEDLALAEFYLSQNKE